One window of the Bombyx mori chromosome 20, ASM3026992v2 genome contains the following:
- the LOC101746287 gene encoding microvitellogenin — protein sequence MAFKHLAVLLTCMLAAAANAVPGAVESTTTPSVDSSTNELPESLTTPSADNSTIELSEPQFASTYEMTHDLYNLVAYESYDLAASRALDLMRNNRPDVIKSAVDLLIEHKRTFIAPFAYKLGAAGGEYIVRSQFPTAYKMVLKDNFFKLINYQDRCSFELGPTPDFANDKRLYGNNDHPHSQNYHWKLEAVEDGGKIYFKIRHRLEHRYLKLGNSMDRDGDYQAYASENSDSNRHLWSFQPVMYNGELLFFVINRAHFQALKLGRGVYHGNRNLFGQGGNFANHPELYGWTIKAFGDSSNFVIIRD from the coding sequence ATGGCGTTCAAGCATTTAGCAGTGTTATTGACGTGCATGTTGGCCGCTGCAGCTAATGCCGTCCCCGGCGCAGTTGAAAGCACAACGACCCCAAGCGTTGACAGCTCTACCAATGAACTTCCTGAATCCCTGACGACCCCAAGCGCTGACAACTCTACCATTGAACTGTCTGAGCCCCAGTTTGCTTCAACCTATGAAATGACCCATGACCTCTACAATCTCGTTGCTTACGAAAGCTACGACCTAGCGGCTTCCCGAGCCTTAGACCTTATGCGTAATAATCGACCCGATGTCATTAAATCAGCTGTCGACTTGTTAATTGAACACAAAAGAACATTTATTGCCCCTTTCGCATACAAACTGGGGGCTGCTGGAGGCGAATATATTGTAAGGTCCCAGTTTCCCACGGCGTACAAAATGGTACTAaaggataatttttttaaattaatcaactACCAGGATCGTTGTTCCTTTGAGTTAGGTCCAACTCCAGACTTTGCCAATGACAAAAGGCTCTACGGCAACAACGATCATCCGCATAGCCAGAATTACCATTGGAAGCTCGAGGCCGTCGAGGACGGTGGCAAGATTTATTTCAAGATACGTCACCGCCTAGAACATAGGTACTTGAAGCTGGGCAACTCCATGGATCGCGACGGCGACTATCAAGCGTATGCTTCTGAAAACTCAGACTCGAACAGGCACCTGTGGTCGTTCCAGCCTGTGATGTACAACGGGGAACTCTTATTCTTCGTTATTAATCGTGCGCATTTCCAAGCGCTGAAGCTCGGCCGAGGCGTATATCACGGTAATCGCAACCTTTTCGGCCAAGGTGGAAACTTTGCCAACCACCCTGAACTTTACGGCTGGACCATCAAAGCTTTCGGAGACAGTTCCAATTTTGTAATTATCAGGGACTAG